The Enterococcus rotai genome includes a window with the following:
- the rpsG gene encoding 30S ribosomal protein S7, whose product MPRKGPVTKRDVLPDPIYNSKLVTRLINRVMVDGKRGIAANIIYNSFDIIKESTGNDPLEVFEQAMKNVMPVLEVKARRVGGSNYQVPVEVRPERRTTLGLRWVVNYARLRGEHTMEQRLAKEIMDAANNTGASVKKREDTHKMADANRAFAHYRW is encoded by the coding sequence ATGCCACGTAAAGGTCCTGTTACAAAACGCGATGTTTTACCAGATCCAATTTATAACTCAAAATTAGTAACTCGCTTGATTAACCGTGTAATGGTTGATGGAAAACGCGGGATTGCTGCTAATATTATCTATAATTCATTTGATATCATCAAAGAATCTACAGGTAACGATCCATTGGAAGTTTTCGAACAAGCAATGAAAAACGTTATGCCTGTCTTAGAAGTAAAAGCTCGCCGTGTTGGGGGTTCTAACTACCAAGTACCAGTTGAAGTTCGTCCAGAACGTCGTACAACTTTAGGCTTGCGTTGGGTTGTTAACTATGCTCGCCTACGCGGTGAACATACAATGGAACAACGTCTAGCGAAAGAAATCATGGATGCAGCCAATAACACTGGCGCTTCAGTTAAAAAACGTGAAGACACTCACAAAATGGCTGACGCTAACCGTGCGTTTGCACATTATCGTTGGTAA
- a CDS encoding PadR family transcriptional regulator, translating into MEDKLKRIYIPMTETGFYILFALKEERHGYNIIQYVKELTNQEIIISAGTMYGSLGKMEKDGLIQVVKEEDRRKSYLITSLGEEVLNHEINRIKRLYKNSIGERLDEN; encoded by the coding sequence ATGGAAGATAAACTGAAAAGAATTTACATACCAATGACCGAAACGGGTTTCTATATTTTATTTGCTCTTAAAGAAGAACGTCATGGTTATAACATCATCCAATATGTAAAAGAGTTAACGAATCAAGAAATTATTATTAGTGCAGGAACAATGTATGGAAGCCTTGGTAAGATGGAAAAAGACGGTTTGATTCAAGTGGTGAAAGAAGAAGATAGGCGAAAAAGTTATTTGATTACATCGTTGGGGGAAGAAGTACTCAATCATGAAATCAATAGAATTAAAAGGTTGTATAAAAATAGTATTGGGGAGAGACTAGATGAAAACTAA
- the fusA gene encoding elongation factor G, with protein MAREFSLENTRNIGIMAHVDAGKTTTTERILYYTGKIHKIGETHEGASQMDWMEQEQERGITITSAATTAEWKGYRVNIIDTPGHVDFTIEVQRSLRVLDGAVTVLDSQSGVEPQTETVWRQATDYKVPRIVFCNKMDKIGADFLYSVNSLHDRLQANAHPIQLPIGSEDNFTGIIDLITMKAEIYTNDLGTDIQETEIPEEYMDQAVEWREKLVEAVAETDEDLMMKYLDGEEITIEELKAGIRQATINVEFFPVMCGSAFKNKGVQIMLDAVLDYLPSPLDIDAIKGIDVKTDEETTRPADDEAPFASLAFKVMTDPFVGRLTFFRVYSGVLESGSYVLNASKDKKERIGRILQMHANTRKEIDKVFSGDIAAAVGLKDTTTGDTLCAMDAPVILESIEFPEPVIQVAVEPKSKADQDKMGIALQKLAEEDPSFRVETNVETGETVISGMGELHLDVLVDRMRREFKVEANVGAPQVSYRETFRAPLTQAEGKFVRQSGGKGQYGHVWVEFTPNEEGKGFEFENAIVGGVVPREYIPAVEKGLAESMNNGVLAGYPLVDIKAKLYDGSYHDVDSNETAFRVAASMALRAAAKKANPVILEPMMKVTITVPEDYLGDIMGHVTSRRGRVEGMEAHGNSQIVNAMVPLAEMFGYATTLRSATQGRGTFMMVFDHYEDVPKSVQEEIIKKNGGNNA; from the coding sequence ATGGCAAGAGAATTTTCGTTAGAAAACACTCGTAATATCGGTATTATGGCTCACGTTGATGCGGGTAAAACAACAACAACAGAGCGTATTTTATACTACACTGGTAAAATCCATAAAATTGGTGAAACGCACGAAGGTGCATCACAAATGGACTGGATGGAACAAGAACAAGAACGTGGTATTACCATCACATCAGCTGCAACAACTGCTGAGTGGAAAGGTTACCGTGTAAACATTATCGATACACCAGGACACGTGGATTTCACTATTGAAGTTCAACGTTCACTACGTGTATTGGATGGTGCTGTAACCGTTCTTGATTCACAATCAGGTGTGGAACCTCAAACTGAAACAGTTTGGCGTCAAGCAACTGATTATAAAGTTCCACGTATTGTTTTCTGTAATAAAATGGATAAAATCGGTGCGGATTTCTTATACTCTGTAAACTCATTACATGATCGTTTACAAGCGAATGCTCATCCAATCCAATTACCAATTGGTTCAGAAGATAACTTTACAGGGATCATCGATTTAATTACGATGAAAGCTGAAATTTATACAAATGACTTAGGTACAGACATTCAAGAAACTGAAATTCCAGAAGAATACATGGATCAAGCAGTTGAGTGGCGTGAAAAATTAGTTGAAGCAGTAGCTGAAACTGATGAAGACCTAATGATGAAATATCTTGACGGTGAAGAAATTACTATCGAAGAATTAAAAGCGGGTATCCGCCAAGCAACGATCAACGTTGAATTCTTCCCAGTAATGTGTGGGTCTGCCTTTAAAAATAAAGGTGTTCAAATAATGCTTGATGCAGTACTTGATTACTTACCATCACCACTTGATATTGATGCAATCAAAGGTATCGACGTTAAAACAGACGAAGAAACAACTCGTCCTGCAGATGACGAAGCTCCTTTTGCTTCATTAGCATTTAAAGTTATGACTGACCCATTCGTAGGTCGTCTAACATTCTTCCGAGTTTATTCTGGTGTCCTTGAAAGTGGTTCATACGTATTGAACGCTTCTAAAGACAAAAAAGAACGTATCGGTCGTATTCTACAAATGCATGCAAATACTCGTAAAGAAATCGATAAAGTCTTCTCAGGCGATATCGCAGCGGCTGTTGGATTGAAAGATACAACAACTGGTGATACTTTATGTGCGATGGATGCGCCAGTTATTCTTGAATCAATCGAGTTCCCAGAACCGGTTATCCAAGTAGCTGTTGAACCTAAATCAAAAGCCGACCAAGATAAAATGGGGATTGCTTTGCAAAAACTTGCAGAAGAAGATCCATCATTCCGCGTTGAAACAAACGTTGAAACTGGTGAAACAGTTATCTCTGGTATGGGTGAATTGCACTTAGACGTATTAGTAGACCGTATGAGACGTGAGTTCAAGGTTGAAGCAAACGTTGGTGCTCCACAAGTATCATACCGTGAAACTTTCCGTGCGCCTTTAACTCAGGCAGAAGGTAAGTTTGTACGTCAGTCTGGTGGTAAAGGTCAATACGGACATGTCTGGGTTGAATTTACACCAAACGAAGAAGGAAAAGGTTTTGAATTTGAAAATGCCATCGTCGGTGGTGTGGTTCCTCGTGAATACATCCCAGCGGTTGAAAAAGGCTTGGCAGAATCTATGAACAACGGTGTTCTTGCTGGATATCCATTAGTGGATATTAAAGCAAAACTTTACGATGGTTCATACCATGATGTCGATTCAAATGAAACAGCCTTCCGTGTAGCTGCTTCTATGGCACTACGTGCGGCTGCTAAGAAAGCTAATCCAGTTATCTTAGAACCAATGATGAAAGTAACGATCACTGTACCAGAAGATTACTTAGGTGATATCATGGGACACGTTACAAGTCGTCGTGGACGTGTTGAAGGTATGGAAGCACACGGTAACTCACAAATCGTTAACGCGATGGTGCCTCTAGCTGAAATGTTCGGCTACGCTACAACATTACGTTCAGCAACACAAGGTCGCGGTACGTTTATGATGGTCTTTGACCACTATGAAGATGTACCAAAATCTGTACAAGAAGAAATTATCAAGAAAAATGGCGGAAACAACGCATAA
- the rpsL gene encoding 30S ribosomal protein S12: MPTINQLVRKPRKSKVEKSNSPALNKGYNSFKKAQTNVNSPQKRGVCTRVGTMTPKKPNSALRKYARVRLSNLIEVTAYIPGIGHNLQEHSVVLLRGGRVKDLPGVRYHIVRGALDTAGVTDRKQSRSKYGTKMPKAAK, encoded by the coding sequence ATGCCTACAATTAATCAATTAGTACGTAAACCTCGTAAATCAAAGGTGGAGAAATCTAATTCACCAGCGTTGAACAAAGGATATAATAGTTTTAAGAAAGCCCAAACAAACGTAAACTCACCACAAAAGCGTGGGGTTTGTACTCGTGTGGGAACAATGACACCTAAAAAACCTAACTCGGCTTTACGTAAATATGCCCGTGTTCGTTTGTCTAACTTAATCGAAGTAACAGCTTATATCCCAGGTATTGGTCATAACTTACAAGAACATAGCGTGGTACTATTACGCGGTGGACGTGTAAAAGATTTACCAGGGGTACGTTATCATATCGTACGTGGTGCGCTTGATACAGCCGGTGTTACAGATCGTAAACAAAGCCGCTCTAAATATGGTACTAAAATGCCTAAAGCAGCTAAATAA
- the tuf gene encoding elongation factor Tu, with protein MAKEKFDRSKPHVNIGTIGHVDHGKTTLTAAIATVLAKHGGGEAQNYADIDNAPEEKERGITINTSHIEYETDARHYAHVDCPGHADYVKNMITGAAQMDGAILVVSAADGPMPQTREHILLSRNVGVPYIVVFLNKMDMVDDEELLELVEMEVRDLLSEYDFPGDDTPVIAGSALKALEGDASYEEKIMELMAAVDEYIPTPTRDTDKPFMMPVEDVFSITGRGTVATGRVERGEVRVGDEIEIVGIKEDTAKTTVTGVEMFRKLLDYAEAGDNIGALLRGVAREDIERGQVLAKPASITPHTKFKAEVYVLSKEEGGRHTPFFTNYRPQFYFRTTDVTGVVELPEGVEMVMPGDNVAMDVELIHPIAIEDGTRFSIREGGRTVGSGVVSEITK; from the coding sequence ATGGCTAAAGAAAAATTTGACCGTTCTAAACCCCATGTAAACATTGGTACTATTGGACACGTTGACCATGGTAAAACTACATTAACTGCTGCAATCGCAACTGTGTTAGCTAAACACGGTGGCGGTGAAGCTCAAAACTATGCTGATATCGATAACGCTCCAGAAGAAAAAGAACGTGGTATCACGATCAACACTTCTCACATCGAGTATGAAACTGATGCTCGTCACTACGCACACGTGGATTGCCCAGGACACGCGGATTACGTTAAAAACATGATCACTGGTGCTGCACAAATGGATGGAGCTATCTTAGTAGTATCTGCTGCTGATGGTCCTATGCCTCAAACTCGTGAGCACATCTTGTTATCACGTAACGTTGGTGTACCATACATCGTTGTTTTCTTAAACAAAATGGATATGGTAGATGACGAAGAATTATTAGAATTAGTAGAAATGGAAGTTCGTGATTTATTATCTGAATATGACTTCCCAGGTGACGACACTCCTGTTATCGCTGGTTCTGCTTTGAAAGCATTAGAAGGCGACGCTTCATACGAAGAAAAAATCATGGAATTAATGGCTGCAGTTGATGAGTATATCCCAACTCCAACTCGTGATACTGACAAACCATTCATGATGCCAGTCGAAGACGTATTCTCAATCACTGGACGTGGTACAGTTGCTACTGGCCGTGTTGAACGTGGAGAAGTTCGCGTTGGTGACGAAATCGAAATCGTTGGTATTAAAGAAGATACAGCTAAAACAACAGTTACTGGTGTTGAAATGTTCCGTAAATTGTTAGACTACGCTGAAGCTGGCGATAACATCGGTGCTTTATTACGTGGTGTTGCACGTGAAGATATCGAACGTGGACAAGTATTGGCAAAACCTGCTTCAATCACTCCACACACAAAATTTAAAGCTGAAGTTTATGTTTTATCAAAAGAAGAAGGCGGACGTCACACTCCATTCTTCACAAACTACCGTCCTCAGTTCTACTTCCGTACAACTGACGTAACTGGTGTAGTTGAATTACCAGAAGGCGTTGAAATGGTAATGCCTGGTGATAACGTTGCAATGGACGTTGAATTAATCCACCCAATCGCTATCGAAGACGGAACTCGTTTCTCTATTCGTGAAGGCGGACGTACTGTTGGTTCAGGCGTTGTTTCTGAAATTACTAAATAA
- a CDS encoding DUF2812 domain-containing protein has product MKTKKIRKRFELADYLEEEKFLQVQHKKGWRMVNLKLGFSTYIFEECEPDDYAYQLDFKQQEKDLEEYLQLFEDCGWEHFYKLGNWYYFRKKKSEIPEENVIFNDAPTRAEMAKKVVRFQGMISFIALFPLFYIVPILLNRGEGRSNVLLALLSIYGVIMVVLTGSQLRNFWKLNQIIKREEQI; this is encoded by the coding sequence ATGAAAACTAAAAAAATAAGGAAAAGGTTTGAGTTGGCTGATTATTTAGAGGAAGAAAAATTTTTACAAGTGCAACATAAAAAAGGCTGGAGAATGGTAAATTTGAAGTTAGGATTTAGTACCTATATTTTTGAAGAGTGTGAACCAGATGATTATGCATATCAACTAGATTTCAAACAACAAGAAAAAGATCTTGAAGAGTATCTACAACTCTTTGAAGATTGTGGCTGGGAGCACTTTTATAAATTGGGCAACTGGTATTATTTTAGGAAGAAAAAATCTGAAATACCAGAAGAAAATGTGATTTTTAATGATGCTCCAACGCGCGCTGAAATGGCGAAAAAAGTTGTAAGGTTTCAAGGGATGATTTCTTTCATTGCGTTGTTCCCGTTGTTTTATATAGTTCCTATATTGCTGAATAGAGGGGAGGGGAGAAGCAATGTTCTGCTTGCTTTGTTATCAATCTATGGTGTGATAATGGTTGTTTTGACTGGTAGTCAGTTAAGAAATTTTTGGAAGCTCAATCAGATCATCAAGAGAGAAGAGCAGATATAA
- a CDS encoding tautomerase family protein, giving the protein MPLLKFDLVEGLSKEEIQTILDVTHSVVLASFDVPTGDRYQIVTQHKPFEMVMEDTGLGFKRDPTKMISLTVISRERTTAQKEKFYRLLAQQLDELCGITPENLLISFVINNDADWSFGFGKAQFLTGEL; this is encoded by the coding sequence TTGCCACTATTAAAATTCGATTTAGTCGAAGGTCTCAGCAAAGAAGAAATACAAACGATACTCGACGTCACTCATTCCGTAGTCCTAGCTTCCTTTGACGTCCCAACAGGTGATAGATATCAAATTGTTACACAACACAAACCTTTTGAAATGGTGATGGAAGATACAGGATTAGGGTTTAAAAGAGATCCTACTAAGATGATTTCACTAACCGTTATTAGCCGGGAACGAACAACCGCTCAAAAGGAAAAATTTTATCGACTACTAGCGCAACAGCTAGATGAGCTGTGCGGCATTACACCTGAAAACTTACTTATTTCTTTCGTCATCAATAATGATGCTGATTGGAGTTTTGGTTTTGGGAAAGCACAATTTTTAACAGGCGAACTCTAA